A window of Microcystis aeruginosa FD4 contains these coding sequences:
- a CDS encoding PEP-CTERM sorting domain-containing protein, whose product MSLRLPDFVPPLNGYGFFNTGGDDTLQLSAFDASNNLIEQATVSGSNLNPNSFKFLGIVTSIPASRIEISPVGGNGLFSIDNLQVATKSIQSVPEPSTILGIVTLGLGLGALFSKKHKQDDNNDD is encoded by the coding sequence ATGTCTCTCAGATTACCAGATTTCGTACCCCCCCTGAACGGTTACGGCTTTTTTAATACTGGTGGCGATGATACGCTACAATTATCTGCTTTTGATGCTTCCAACAATCTAATTGAGCAAGCTACAGTTTCAGGTAGCAATCTTAACCCAAACTCGTTTAAGTTTTTAGGAATTGTCACATCTATTCCTGCATCTCGTATCGAAATATCTCCCGTTGGTGGTAATGGACTTTTTTCAATTGATAATTTACAAGTGGCAACTAAATCGATCCAGTCTGTTCCCGAACCTTCTACAATTCTAGGAATAGTAACATTAGGATTAGGATTAGGAGCATTGTTTTCTAAAAAGCATAAACAAGACGACAATAACGATGATTAA
- a CDS encoding UPF0175 family protein has product MSIVISNEMIQATGKTENLLKLDLAIIMFKDYHISSAKAADFAGLSLIEFRQELAKRDICVNYDVADFQLELQTLNRLGDL; this is encoded by the coding sequence ATGAGTATTGTTATTTCTAACGAGATGATACAAGCTACTGGTAAAACAGAAAATTTACTGAAGCTTGACCTAGCTATTATTATGTTTAAAGATTATCACATTAGCAGTGCTAAAGCTGCTGATTTTGCGGGTTTATCTTTAATCGAATTTCGTCAAGAATTAGCCAAAAGAGATATTTGTGTTAATTACGATGTTGCAGATTTTCAATTAGAGTTACAAACTTTAAATCGATTGGGGGATTTGTGA
- a CDS encoding DUF3368 domain-containing protein: MIVVSNTSPITSLSAIGYVNLLHDIYGTIIIPSAVYEEMTHVGYAVPGTIEVTTLSWIEKRTLENRSLFEQLNHELHRGESETIALAIALGADRVIMDENPGRKKALSLGLNVIGVLGILLIAKRRGLITAIKPLMDDLISQAGFRINRALYLDVLQSAQEEKSVL; this comes from the coding sequence GTGATCGTTGTTAGTAATACTTCTCCTATTACCAGTTTGTCTGCTATCGGTTATGTCAATTTGCTACATGATATTTATGGAACAATTATCATTCCATCAGCCGTTTATGAAGAAATGACCCATGTAGGTTATGCTGTCCCCGGAACAATAGAAGTTACAACTTTATCTTGGATTGAAAAAAGGACGTTAGAAAATCGTTCATTATTTGAACAATTAAATCATGAATTACATCGAGGAGAATCAGAAACAATCGCCTTGGCAATTGCTTTGGGTGCTGATAGGGTAATTATGGATGAAAATCCAGGCAGAAAAAAAGCACTGAGTTTAGGACTGAATGTAATTGGCGTTTTAGGAATTTTACTAATAGCAAAACGTCGAGGATTAATTACAGCAATTAAGCCGTTAATGGATGATTTAATATCTCAAGCTGGCTTTCGGATTAATCGAGCATTATACTTAGATGTTTTACAATCAGCACAAGAGGAAAAGAGCGTTTTATGA
- the tnpC gene encoding IS66 family transposase, with amino-acid sequence MDEKQLLEMSGIDAEDWEQTPASVRRLVVQLGLKIEQLEQHLKELQDSKEGLEEKVNRNSQNSHSSPASDSPNVEKTKKKKPTGKKRGGQPGHPGHSRSLYPVEACDSVTNHYPKTCPCCGEPLQGVDPSPYRHQVVEIPPIKLQIAEHRLHQLTCTRCGQTSRATLPEEVEASGYGETVVAIVSVLSGMYRHSVRMVVSAMSDLFGVKISLGTVNRLRKEASEAVSASVEEVKAYIQAAPIVGADETGFGQGNADGENPQSKRAWLWVAVTPLVSFFCVELSRSTAAAQGLLGENFEGILNSDRYKAYNWVDVDRRQLCWAHLKREFTKISERSGVSRQLGRDLLAQQKKLFRLWHRVRDGTLSRTQFQSLVSPIRERVRSLLSSGADYQIGSREKTPLAKTVRTCRQLLKVESALWLFVTVEGLEPTNNAAERAIRQAVLWRRTSFGSQSEAGSIFVARMLTVVTSLRSQNRNVLEFMTDAVRASRKGSASPSLLPQESTSTGSIPLAA; translated from the coding sequence ATGGATGAGAAGCAGCTACTAGAGATGTCAGGAATAGACGCAGAGGATTGGGAGCAGACCCCAGCCAGCGTCAGACGGCTAGTAGTGCAGTTAGGCTTGAAGATAGAGCAACTAGAGCAACACCTCAAAGAATTACAAGACTCAAAAGAGGGGCTAGAAGAGAAAGTCAATCGAAACTCACAGAACTCCCATAGCTCTCCTGCCTCAGACTCTCCCAACGTCGAGAAGACCAAGAAAAAAAAACCAACAGGAAAAAAGCGAGGGGGGCAACCCGGACACCCAGGTCATAGTCGTTCCCTGTATCCAGTGGAAGCGTGTGATAGCGTCACCAACCACTATCCTAAAACTTGCCCCTGTTGTGGCGAACCCCTACAAGGAGTTGACCCCAGCCCCTACCGCCATCAAGTAGTAGAAATTCCCCCGATTAAGCTCCAAATCGCGGAGCATCGCCTACACCAACTAACTTGCACTCGCTGCGGCCAGACAAGCAGAGCCACTCTACCAGAAGAGGTAGAAGCCAGTGGCTACGGCGAAACAGTGGTAGCCATCGTCTCAGTGCTGAGCGGGATGTACCGTCATTCAGTAAGGATGGTGGTTTCGGCGATGTCGGACTTGTTTGGGGTGAAAATCTCTCTGGGGACAGTCAATCGTCTGAGAAAAGAAGCCAGTGAGGCGGTCTCAGCCTCAGTAGAGGAGGTCAAAGCCTACATTCAAGCTGCGCCGATAGTGGGAGCCGATGAGACAGGTTTCGGACAAGGAAATGCCGATGGGGAAAATCCTCAGTCCAAGAGAGCCTGGTTGTGGGTGGCCGTCACTCCCTTGGTCAGCTTCTTTTGTGTGGAGTTGTCGCGCTCGACGGCGGCGGCTCAAGGGTTATTGGGAGAGAACTTCGAGGGGATTCTCAACAGCGATCGCTATAAGGCCTACAATTGGGTCGATGTTGACCGAAGACAACTGTGTTGGGCACATCTCAAGCGAGAGTTCACCAAAATCTCTGAACGCAGTGGAGTCTCCCGTCAACTAGGACGAGATTTGCTCGCCCAACAGAAAAAGTTGTTTCGCCTCTGGCATCGAGTCCGAGATGGGACTTTGAGCCGGACTCAGTTTCAGTCATTAGTGTCGCCAATTCGAGAACGAGTCAGAAGTTTACTCTCTTCAGGAGCGGATTATCAGATTGGCTCCAGGGAGAAGACTCCTTTGGCTAAAACCGTTCGCACCTGCCGGCAACTGCTGAAGGTGGAGTCCGCCCTATGGCTGTTCGTCACGGTGGAGGGGTTAGAGCCAACGAACAATGCGGCTGAGAGAGCCATTCGCCAGGCTGTCCTCTGGCGGCGCACTAGCTTTGGCTCTCAAAGTGAGGCGGGTAGTATTTTTGTGGCGCGGATGCTGACGGTAGTCACCAGTCTGCGTTCTCAGAACCGCAATGTCTTGGAATTCATGACCGACGCTGTTCGAGCCTCTAGGAAAGGTAGTGCTTCTCCTTCTCTGCTACCCCAGGAGAGTACTTCTACAGGGTCAATACCACTGGCTGCTTGA